A genomic region of Peptoniphilus sp. ING2-D1G contains the following coding sequences:
- the murC gene encoding UDP-N-acetylmuramate-L-alanine ligase (ATP + UDP-N-acetylmuramate + L-alanine = ADP + phosphate + UDP-N-acetylmuramoyl-L-alanine; High confidence in function and specificity) gives MFNFVLNKHKYKNIHFIGIGGISMSGLAKIVFSEGYTVSGSDLKKGDITVGLEKIGIKVFYGHSPENIKDADLVIYTDAVNIDNVELKAAINKKIDVIDRTSFLNAIMNNYEISIAVSGTHGKTTTTSILSEIILNLDSNPTILLGGQLDHIHGNAKFGDKKIFLTEACEYKANILKYFPTTAIVLNIDEDHLDYFDNIDHIIKTFKAYVNNLGPSDKLILNIDDENSKSLLEADNTNIITISAEKKANYTARNITKDDCGHPVFDVYHNDEFMFNIKLEILGYHNVYNSLAAIAAASENGIEQKDIIQGLKSYKGVHRRLEKKGMYNGAKVIDDYAHHPTEIKASLQAIRNSAKNKLYCVFQPHTFTRTKLLLDSFANSFVDADKIIITDIYAAREKDYGDIHSKTLCNSIVANGKDAIYIEKFDDIVEFLKENLNENDTVITMGAGDVYKVGEQLIKYN, from the coding sequence AAAAAGGGAGATATCACAGTCGGTCTGGAAAAAATAGGTATTAAAGTATTTTATGGTCACAGTCCGGAAAATATAAAAGATGCAGATTTAGTAATATATACTGATGCTGTTAATATTGATAATGTAGAGCTTAAAGCTGCCATAAACAAAAAAATCGACGTCATTGACAGAACTTCATTTTTAAATGCAATAATGAATAATTACGAAATATCCATTGCAGTTTCCGGAACTCATGGTAAAACCACCACTACATCGATACTCTCAGAAATAATTTTAAATTTAGATTCAAACCCCACAATATTGCTTGGTGGACAATTAGATCATATACATGGCAATGCAAAATTTGGAGATAAAAAAATTTTTCTAACGGAAGCTTGTGAGTATAAAGCAAATATATTGAAATATTTTCCCACTACCGCAATAGTTTTAAATATTGATGAAGATCACTTGGATTATTTTGACAATATTGATCACATAATAAAAACTTTTAAAGCTTATGTTAACAATTTAGGCCCTTCAGATAAATTGATATTAAATATTGATGATGAAAATTCCAAATCTCTCCTTGAGGCTGATAATACCAATATAATAACTATTTCGGCAGAAAAAAAGGCAAATTATACTGCGAGAAATATAACAAAGGATGATTGTGGACATCCTGTGTTTGATGTCTATCACAATGATGAGTTCATGTTCAATATTAAATTGGAGATTTTAGGATATCACAATGTATACAATTCCTTAGCCGCAATAGCTGCTGCTTCAGAAAACGGAATAGAACAAAAAGATATTATACAAGGTCTTAAGTCTTATAAAGGAGTTCATAGAAGACTTGAAAAAAAAGGAATGTATAACGGTGCTAAGGTCATTGATGATTATGCCCACCACCCTACTGAAATAAAAGCTTCGCTTCAAGCCATAAGAAATTCAGCAAAAAATAAATTATATTGTGTTTTTCAACCTCATACTTTTACAAGAACTAAACTACTTTTGGATTCTTTTGCAAATTCCTTTGTAGATGCCGATAAAATAATTATCACAGATATCTATGCTGCAAGAGAAAAAGATTATGGAGATATTCACTCCAAAACACTGTGCAATTCTATAGTTGCCAATGGTAAGGACGCTATCTATATAGAAAAATTCGATGATATAGTTGAATTTTTAAAAGAAAATCTCAACGAAAATGACACAGTTATAACAATGGGTGCAGGAGATGTATATAAAGTTGGAGAGCAACTTATAAAATATAATTAA
- a CDS encoding hypothetical protein (High confidence in function and specificity), which yields MQYNNGDISKKEFLKYNYDYFICENAQPFLKVDSYEKAMFNYQYYNGMAKYYRMLAKEVRNGKKHTKYYNYYLNLGNKFYKCKDESILSILKLSNFENISSYYIKCDSKALKNILYEIVLEDKKEAIFHSKAPWLLKILKEKGIFSSGIRKSLIEDYINEKY from the coding sequence ATGCAGTATAATAATGGAGATATATCCAAAAAAGAATTTTTAAAATATAATTATGACTATTTTATTTGTGAAAATGCTCAGCCGTTTTTAAAGGTGGATTCTTATGAAAAGGCGATGTTTAATTATCAGTATTACAATGGTATGGCCAAGTATTACAGAATGCTGGCTAAAGAAGTAAGAAATGGCAAAAAACACACAAAGTACTATAATTATTACTTAAATTTAGGGAATAAATTTTACAAATGCAAGGATGAGTCTATTTTATCAATATTAAAACTTTCCAATTTTGAAAATATCAGTTCTTATTATATAAAATGCGACTCCAAAGCCTTGAAAAATATATTATATGAAATTGTTCTTGAAGATAAAAAAGAAGCAATATTTCACTCTAAAGCTCCGTGGCTTTTAAAGATTTTGAAAGAAAAAGGTATATTTTCTTCCGGAATAAGAAAGTCTTTAATAGAAGATTATATAAATGAGAAATATTAA